The following coding sequences lie in one Apium graveolens cultivar Ventura chromosome 1, ASM990537v1, whole genome shotgun sequence genomic window:
- the LOC141712665 gene encoding uncharacterized protein LOC141712665 → MDAETRYPNAEKFAYRLVMASQKLRHYFQGRTIQVVTSQPLKKILTRPGASGRVVAWSIEFGEFDLEYVPKTTIKAQALADFVVECTFSGPKDLTPDEQLIRIPGKWKPFVDGSVAGKNCGAGLILSSPEGFEIFQAIRFDFPLTNNEAEYEALLAGMELARSLEAKHLRAFSDFILVVKYFTGEYEQRDPRMKAYATKVKDASLSFETFELSQIGRENNARADALSRLASAETQMLSGFIYLTEAKMPSIEKKECLEIHQRNDWMTPLRNFLDKCILPLD, encoded by the coding sequence ATGGATGCAGAGACGAGGTACCCCAATGCCGAAAAATTCGCATATAGGTTGGTTATGGCCTCCCAAAAATTGCGACATTACTTCCAAGGCCGAACGATTCAGGTTGTCACCAGTCAACCTCTGAAGAAGATCTTAACAAGGCCCGGAGCCTCGGGAAGAGTAGTGGCCTGGTCCATCGAATTTGGGGAATTTGATCTCGAGTATGTCCCCAAAACGACGATCAAGGCTCAAGCTCTGGCCGACTTTGTGGTCGAGTGCACATTCTCGGGGCCGAAGGATCTTACACCCGACGAACAGCTAATCCGGATCCCTGGGAAGTGGAAACCCTTTGTAGATGGGTCGGTAGCCGGAAAAAATTGTGGGGCCGGCTTAATTCTCTCCAGCCCCGAAGGATTCGAGATATTCCAGGCTATAAGATTCGACTTTCCTTTGACGAACAATGAAGCAGAGTACGAGGCACTCCTCGCAGGGATGGAGCTGGCCCGAAGCCTTGAGGCGAAGCATTTAAGGGCCTTTAGCGACTTCATCCTGGTTGTGAAATATTTCACGGGGGAATATGAGCAGAGAGACCCTCGAATGAAAGCCTACGCTACCAAGGTAAAAGATGCTTCTTTATCATTTGAAACCTTTGAGCTAAGTCAAATTGGCCGGGAGAACAATGCACGGGCAGACGCCCTTTCCAGGCTAGCTTCGGCCGAGACACAGATGCTAAGTGGTTTTATTTACCTCACCGAAGCCAAGATGCCTTCGATCGAGAAGAAAGAATGTCTAGAGATTCACCAGAGGAACGATTGGATGACTCCCCTAAGGAACTTTCTGGATAAATGTATCTTACCTCTGGACTGA
- the LOC141672606 gene encoding uncharacterized protein LOC141672606, whose translation MGSCTSRPENCVGGGKKAKKLRKKRRAAAKRRASSRLYASSSAGAAHSFDVINKKVDSLDSNGRASVDDTWFDSAAILESDCSDDDFQSISDDVSSQNESEAASRSSISSLRDANHRIGDVNVPYSHHSGQPQKQEEYSAGHSAHNPVSDTYRSAVHRAEQDSRLRSDGTSNDKSVYVDETSSVEGSGGRGDNLLDNCGIIPNNCLPCLASTVPTVEKRRSFSTSPTHTKKKAAHKLSFKWKEGHSSSSLLSSKMLIKRPIAGSQVPFCPADKKMPDSWSQIAASTFRVRGENYLRDKKKDLAPSHAAYNPFGVDVYLSQRKIDHIARFVGLPNVSSYGELPPILVVNCQIPLYPAALFQSETDGEGINIVLYFKLSESYSKELPSHCREGIQKLISDEVEKVKGSSVPFRERLKILGRVVNVDDLQLSAAERKLMHAYNEKPVLSRPQHEFYLGENYLEIDLDMHRFGYISRKGFGAFLDRLKHCILDFGLTIQGNKPEELPEQILCCVRINEIDYSNYQKLGLSQESP comes from the exons ATGGGAAGTTGTACGTCTAGGCCGGAGAATTGTGTGGGAGGAGGAAAAAAGGCCAAGAAgttgagaaagaaaagaagagCTGCTGCTAAACGCAGGGCTTCTTCTCGTTTGTATGCATCTTCTTCAGCAGGAGCAGCTCATTCTTTTGATGTTATTAACAAGAAAGTTGATAGCCTTGATTCCAATg GAAGAGCAAGCGTGGATGACACATGGTTCGATTCTGCTGCAATACTTGAATCTGACTGTAGTGATGATGATTTTCAAAGCATTTCTGATG ATGTGTCATCACAGAATGAGTCTGAAGCTGCATCCAGATCAAGTATTTCCTCACTCAGAGATGCTAATCATAGAATTGGCGATGTGAATGTACCATATTCCCACCACTCTGGACAACCACAAAAGCAAGAGGAATACTCAGCAGGCCATTCTGCACACAACCCTGTCAGTGACACCTACAGAAGCGCTGTGCATCGAGCAGAGCAAGACTCGCGGCTGAGATCTGATGGGACTTCAAATGACAAATCAGTTTATGTGGATGAAACCTCATCTGTTGAAGGAAGTGGCGGCAGAGGGGATAATCTGTTAGATAATTGTGGAATTATTCCAAACAACTGTTTGCCCTGTCTTGCTTCCACTGTTCCAACAGTTGAGAAGAGAAGATCTTTTAGCACAAGTCCAACCCATACAAAGAAAAAAGCAGCGCATAAACTTTCTTTCAAGTGGAAGGAGGGACATTCTAGTTCCTCTTTAC TTTCTTCAAAGATGCTGATCAAGAGACCAATAGCTGGTTCACAAGTACCTTTTTGTCCGGCTGACAAGAAAATGCCTGATTCATGGTCACAAATTGCTGCGAGTACTTTCAGAGTCAGAGGGGAGAACTATTTAAG GGACAAAAAGAAGGATCTTGCTCCCAGCCATGCTGCATATAATCCATTCGGGGTTGATGTATACCTGTCTCAAAGGAAAATTGATCACATTGCTCGATTTGTGGGACTGCCTAATGTTAGTTCCTATGGAGAACTCCCTCCAATTCTTGTTGTAAATTGTCAG ATTCCATTGTATCCTGCAGCCCTCTTCCAGAGTGAAACTGACGGGGAAGGAATAAATATTGTTTTATACTTTAAACTTTCCGAAAGTTACTCTAAAGAACTTCCATCTCATTGTAGAGAAGGGATTCAA AAGCTAATCAGTGATGAAGTAGAAAAGGTTAAAGGTTCATCTGTACCATTCCGGGAAAGGTTGAAGATATTGGGTCGTGTAGTAAATGTGGATGACCTTCAATTAAGTGCAGCAGAGAGGAAACTCATGCATGCTTACAATGAAAAACCTGTCCTTTCACGTCCTCAGCATGAGTTCTACTTG GGAGAAAATTATTTGGAGATCGATTTAGACATGCATAGATTTGGTTACATATCTAGGAAGGGCTTTGGAGCATTTTTAGATAGACTGAAGCACTGCATCTTGGACTTCGGCCTTACAATTCAG GGAAACAAACCTGAAGAGTTACCAGAGCAAATCTTATGTTGTGTGCGGATAAATGAAATTGATTATTCCAATTACCAGAAGCTAGGTTTGAGTCAGGAGTCCCCTTGA
- the LOC141712678 gene encoding uncharacterized protein LOC141712678 translates to MSEFSGKRDPEDHCKKYELLMIGMGHNDIMLCKIFKTYLKGSAPMWYKSLKPRSIGSYEQLKTKFLKYYSHLCRKAIDTEALVYCRQRANEELGDYLARFKEEARMVTNLDKVKAMGFLTVGLDPYKGKKLRSSLYDFPTKSLNDIYVRGENICRKIESIGGYKDSRRVDRSKRADRYEGSRLSVDRRDGRKEGRKEADRGAERRRDTDSAVFTPLNAPISKILHEIKGKPGFVCPAKMKVPNHKKNPDKYCDYHRDKGHNTDEWYHLKKLIERMIKDDELNQFVRDLRDRLGPKENQEEEIEAEEPERRDRIRGKVKTIYGGSILDKDSKTTKKKYARQVYNLYQFGQAKPHMPMIFNTEDYEDVIRPHEDPLIINPIIGQNKIWKVMVDTGNSANILFHKTYCKMNLDGEQLEPCNEAPLYAIGGHPIHFEGTITLPVLLGKLPYTVEKPVKFYVVRIESPYNAIFGSPFLSTFETVESIPHLKLKFPTEKWVGEMRGDQKTA, encoded by the coding sequence ATGAGCGAGTTCAGTGGGAAAAGAGACCCTGAGGACCACTGCAAAAAGTACGAACTCCTAATGATTGGGATGGGTCACAATGATATCATGTTATGCAAAATATTCAAGACCTATCTGAAGGGGTCGGCTCCGATGTGGTACAAATCCCTCAAGCCCAGGTCCATTGGATCCTACGAGCAGCTGAAGACGAAATTTCTGAAGTACTACTCACACCTGTGCCGAAAGGCGATAGATACTGAAGCCCTGGTCTACTGCAGGCAAAGGGCGAACGAAGAGTTGGGGGACTATCTCGCTCGGTTTAAGGAGGAAGCTAGAATGGTTACTAATCTTGATAAGGTCAAAGCAATGGGCTTCTTAACGGTGGGGCTGGACCCCTATAAAGGTAAGAAGCTTCGCTCATCTCTTTACGATTTTCCCACGAAATCCCTGAATGATATATATGTGAGGGGCGAGAACATTTGCCGGAAAATAGAAAGTATCGGGGGATATAAGGACTCCCGTAGGGTTGACCGATCAAAGCGAGCCGACAGATACGAAGGCTCAAGATTAAGCGTTGACCGAAGGGATGGTaggaaagaaggaagaaaagaagCGGATCGGGGGGCCGAACGGCGACGAGATACAGATTCAGCCGTATTCACCCCTTTGAATGCGCCGatctccaagattctccatgagattaagggcaaacccGGATTTGTCTGTCCAGCTAAAATGAAGGTCCCAAACCATAAGAAGAACCCCGATAAATATTGCGACTATCACAGGGACAAGGGGCATAACACCGATGAGTGGTATCACCTCAAAAAACTCATTGAGCGTATGATCAAAGACGACGAACTTAATCAGTTCGTTCGAGATCTGAGAGACAGACTTGGGCCGAAGGAGAATCAAGAGGAGGAGATAGAGGCCGAGGAGCCAGAGCGAAGGGATAGGATAAGGGGCAAAGTAAAAACTATATATGGGGGCAGCATCCTGGATAAGGATAGTAAGACAACCAAGAAGAAATACGCCCGACAAGTGTACAATTTATATCAGTTCGGTCAGGCGAAGCCCCATATGCCCATGATTTTCAACACTGAAGACTATGAGGATGTCATTCGCCCACACGAGGACCCTCTTATTATAAATCCTATCATCGGGCAGAATAAGATATGGAAGGTAATGGTAGATACCGGAAATTCGGCCAATATACTATTCCACAAAACCTACTGCAAGATGAACTTGGatggagaacagttagagccctgcAATGAGGCTCCCCTTTACGCCATTGGAGGACATCCCATTCATTTTGAAGGAACGATCACTCTCCCAGTCCTCCTGGGCAAATTGCCATATACTGTTGAGAAGCCAGTGAAGTTCTATGTGGTTCGGATCGAGAGCCCATACAATGCAATATTTGGGAGTCCATTCTTGTCCACCTTTGAAACGGTGGAGTCTATACCCCATCTTAAGCTCAAGTTTCCAACTGAGAAATGGGTAGGAGAAATGAGGGGTGATCAGAAAACCGCCTGA